Below is a window of Pseudomonas eucalypticola DNA.
GGAAGTCGCCATGAATGTCGACGCTGTGAAATTCCTCCAGCGCCTGCACGATGGCGGGCTCGAAGCAGGTGTGCAGCCATTCGGCGCGCAGGGCGCGCTGCTCCACACTCCAGGTGGGGCAGAACGCCAACATGTCCTCGGCGCTCATGCCTGTCATGGACTGGCGGATGGAGTCCACGTACCACGGCAGTTTGCCGGGGTACTCACGGCGCCCAGGCCCGGATACCGGTGGGTCGATCAGCACCAGGCGCTCGATGGCGGCGGCGGGGTGGCGGGTGGCCGCGCGCAGGATGAAGCGGGCGCCCATGGAGTGCCCCACCAGGTGGTAGCCCGCAAGGCCCAGCGCGCTGGCGAAGGCGATGATGTCATCGGCGCAGGTGTCGGTGTCGTAGGCAAGCGCCGGGCCACTGGCAGACAGGCCGCGGCCGCGCACGTCCAGCACGTAGGTGTCGAACTGTTCGCCCAGGCGCTGCGCCACGAAACCCCAGGTGATGGCCGGGCTGGTGATGCCCGGCACCAGAATCAGTGGCTGGCCTTTGCCGCCGTAGCGCAGGTAGTGCTGGCGAATGCCATTGGCCTGCACCTGGCCGCCATACAGGTAGGTACTCATGCTGCCGATTCCGATTTCAATGGGTGGGCGTACAGGTCATAGCCGAATACCCAGGCCGGGTCCTCCTGAGTGCGCAACCAGGTGTTGGCGTTGGACACGGCCTGCACGCGCGACGCGCGCTCCTTGCGGTTCGACTCGTACAGGCGGAACGCCGTGCCGTAGTCGCTGACGCCGGTTTCCTGCAAGCAGCGCGCCAGCATGGCGCCGTCCTCGATGGCCATGGCCGCGCCCTGGGCCATGTGCGGTTTCATCGGGTGGCAGGCATCACCCAGCAGCACCAGGCGGCCCTTGCTCCATACCGGCAATGGCTGGCGGTTGAGCAACGGCCATTTGGTGATGTCGTCGGCGTTCTCGATCAGGGCCTGCACGGAAGGGTGGTAGCCCTTGAAGGTGTCGAACATTTCCGCCTGGGTGCTGGGGATGAAGCTGGCGTTGCCGCCTTCCCACTCGGCCTGTGGCACGCCGCTGACGAAGTAGTACTCATCTCGCTTGCCGGTGGTGTAGTAGACCATCAGGTGACGGTCGCCCGACCACCATTTCACGCAGTCCTCGAAGTTGAAATCGTATTTGGCCAGGTCGCGGGCCTTGATCAGGGCGCGGTGGCCTACCCAGCCGCTGTAGGTCGGTGCCTCGACGCCCAGCAGGTGCTCGCGAACCCGCGAGTTGATGCCGTCGGCGCCGATGACGATGTCGGCCAGCGCATGGCTGCCATCGGCAAACGCCAGGCGCACCTCGTTGCCGGTCTCCTCGATGCTGCTCAGGTGCTTGGCGAAATGCACGCTGCCAGGCTTGAGGGTCGACATTTGCAGGGCGTGAAGGTCGCCGCGGTGCACGGTGATATAGGCGGCGTCGTACTCTTTGCGGGCGAAGTCGCCCAACGGGATGCGCGACAGGTACTCGCCACTGGCGTCGCGGCTGAACCAGAACTCGGGGTGCGAGCCCATGGCTTCAAGCGGCTGCTCGATGCCCATGCGCCGGAAAATCTTCATCACGTTGGGGCCCATGTGGATGCCCGCACCCAGCCGCGAGAAGGCGGGGGCCTGTTCGTACACGTTCACCTCGAAGCCTGCCTGTTGCAGTG
It encodes the following:
- a CDS encoding FAD-dependent monooxygenase, which codes for MPATQRIAIIGAGLGGAAAATSLQQAGFEVNVYEQAPAFSRLGAGIHMGPNVMKIFRRMGIEQPLEAMGSHPEFWFSRDASGEYLSRIPLGDFARKEYDAAYITVHRGDLHALQMSTLKPGSVHFAKHLSSIEETGNEVRLAFADGSHALADIVIGADGINSRVREHLLGVEAPTYSGWVGHRALIKARDLAKYDFNFEDCVKWWSGDRHLMVYYTTGKRDEYYFVSGVPQAEWEGGNASFIPSTQAEMFDTFKGYHPSVQALIENADDITKWPLLNRQPLPVWSKGRLVLLGDACHPMKPHMAQGAAMAIEDGAMLARCLQETGVSDYGTAFRLYESNRKERASRVQAVSNANTWLRTQEDPAWVFGYDLYAHPLKSESAA
- a CDS encoding alpha/beta fold hydrolase, coding for MSTYLYGGQVQANGIRQHYLRYGGKGQPLILVPGITSPAITWGFVAQRLGEQFDTYVLDVRGRGLSASGPALAYDTDTCADDIIAFASALGLAGYHLVGHSMGARFILRAATRHPAAAIERLVLIDPPVSGPGRREYPGKLPWYVDSIRQSMTGMSAEDMLAFCPTWSVEQRALRAEWLHTCFEPAIVQALEEFHSVDIHGDFPVLRQPALLMVAGKGGVILPEDEAELRALQPALSISHAPHAGHMIPWDDFDGFFAALGTFLGPSFC